GCCTGCACTTGGTTAGATTGCCCGAACAGGTAGTCAAAAAAAGTAAAGCCAGCGAATATCTGATTGCTTTGGCCCGCTGGGGGGGGGTAATTACTTAAAAGCATTGACGATCGTTGAGTGGACCGCAAGAAAACAAGCAAATAAATATTGGATGACGAATATCGAATGTCCAAATCTATTTTTTTTATTCGATATTGGACATTCGTTGTTCGATATTTAAATCAACCTTAATTTAAAGGCATCAGGGATACCTGAAGTACAAGAAAGGAAAACCTTTAACCTTTTACCTTTCACCTTCCTAAAGTACCCGTTTCAAATTCTCCAGCATATCGGCGGTCATTTTGGGCAGGTCATATTCCAGTTTCCAGCCCCAGTCTTGCTGCGCGCTGCTGTCGTCAATTGATTTGGGCCAGCTATCGGCAATGGCCTGGCGCGGGTCGGTATCTGTATAGCTAATCTGGAAGGCCGGGATATGTTTTTTAATTTCTTCGGCCAGTTGCGTTGGTGTAAAGCTGATGCCGGCCAGGTTGTATGACGAGCGGATTTTAATTTGCTCTGCCGGTGCATCCATCAAACTAATGGTAGCCCTGATGGCATCTTCCATATACATCATCGGCAGGGCGGTATCTGCCGAAAGGAAGCTTTGGTACTTACCATTCTTTAACGCCTCGTGAAATATGTGCACCGCGTAGTCGGTGGTGCCGCCGCCGGGCGAGGCTTTCCAGCCGATAAGGCCGGGATAGCGGATGCTGCGCACATCAACACCATATTTTTCAAAATAATACTCGCACCAGCGCTCGCCAGCCAGTTTGCTAAAGCCATATACCGTGTTGGGGTCCATTACGCAATACTGCGGCGTATTATACTGCGGCGAGTGCGGGCCGAAAACGGCGATAGAGCTTGGCCAGAAAACCTTGGCCGTTTTAAACTCTACAGCAAAATCAAGCACATGGATAAGGCCGGTCATGTTTAAATCCCAGGCCATTTTTGGCTTTTTTTCGCCTACGGCAGATAGGATAGCAGCCAGCAGGTAAACCTGGGTTGGGCGATGTTTATCAAATATGTGGTGCAGGTTATGCTTATCAAGCACATTTACAATTTCGAAGGGGCCGTTGTTGCGGATGGCGTAGGTAGGATCGTTAATATCGGAGGCGATTACATTTTCGGCACCGTGAATGCCGCGTAATGCCATAACCAATTCGGTACCAATTTGACCATTGGCACCAATCACTAAAATTTTTTCAGTCATCAACTTTTAGTTTTGGCAAATGTAGGAATTTGCCTGAAAAAGTTAACCGTTGATTTAGTATCAAGTAGCAAGTAGTAAGTATCAAAATTGTTGCAATAGCAATAGCAGTATCAAGTCGTTAGTATCAAGTGGTAAGACCGCTGCAAAAAAAATCACGGGTCAAAATCTTGCTACTTGATACTAACTACTTGATACTTCTTTAAACTTTTTTGCTTTATTTTGCTTTTATGTTAAAAATCAGACTTGCCCTGCTTTTATTAGCATCGATAGCCTGCAGCACATCGGCAATTGCCCAGCAAACCGATTCGCTGAAAAAGGACACCGTTAAAATTGATACCGCCGTGGTTAACAGGTTGCGTGTGAGCCCGCGCCCAAACTCAATTCCTACACGGGTGAGGCCCATCCAGATCCAGCGCGAGCAAATCCCGGTTACCATGCTTGACTATAAGGTTATCCATTGGAAAAAAGCGGTAGCGTTCGGGCTCAACTTCAGTCAGTCGGCTTTTACCAGCAACTATAGCGCCGGAGGTGTAAATTCGGTGGCCCTGGGCACAAACTTTGTATACCACACCGAGTATAACAACGCGCCTTTCAGCTATGTATCCGAGCTTAACCTTACTTATGGCGTAGCCAAAAATAAAGGCCAGGGCAAACGTAAAACCAACGACAGGATTTACTTTGATAATAAGGTAGCCTCGCAATTATCAAAACATTGGTATCTTTTCGGGGCGCTAACGTTTGAGTCGCAGTTTGACAAAGGATTTAACTATGTAGACCAGGGCAACGGCCGTTTTGATGCTCAGCAGATCTCGAATTTTATGGCGCCGGGGTATTTAACCGAATCTTTGGGTTTGGAGTATAAGCCAGCCCCTTATTTTGATTTGCGTTTAGGTACGGGTACCGCAAGGCAAACTTTTGTTTTAGATAAAAGCGTACGACGCTTTCAAACAGATAACTACGGCGTAGATACCAACAAAACCGTAAAAAACGATTTAGCATTTCAAATGGTAGCCCTATTTGATAAGGATATTATGAAAAATATCCACCTGAACACACGGTATGCATTGTTTATCCCATATGGCCAGTCGCTTAAATATGTTACCCACCGTGTTGATGCCGTGTTATCGGCCCGGGTAAACCGTTTAATCAACGTTACCATTAATGGTACGCTGTTATATGATCAGCATACCTCAAAAGATGCCCAGGCTACAGAAGGCCTGGCGCTGGGAATGTTGTATAGGTTCCCTTAATTGGTGAGTGGTGAGTGGTGAGTGGTGAGTGGTGAGTGGTGAGTGGTGAGTGGTGAGTGGTGAGTGGTGAGTGGTGAAAATTTGGTAGCTGCAGGTTTGTTTTGCTTTTTTTGACTTTATTTCCGTTTTTTTCTCAAAAAACCGTACGCTCCTCCGGCAGCATGCCATTAAAAAGCAATTGTATAAAAGTTGTGTTTTTTTGAAGTTTCTTACAGCTTATTTGAATCAAATCATGCAATTTTTGTGATTTTTCGCGTTTTTTTGCATTAAATATTGCAAAAACAGCGTTAAAGGGCCTCTTGAAAAAACCGGTAGCAAAACATTTAAAAAAAAACCGGACTTTGTTTTTGGGCCGATTTTGCCGCACCAAAAACGGCATATACATCTGTCTTAAAATTAACTTTCAAAATCATACCTTTGTAACCTCAAAACTGGGATATTACAATGTTTGAAAATCTTTCGGATAAACTCGACAGGGCCTTTAAGGTACTGAAGGGGCAAGGAACTATTACTGAGATAAACGTGGCCGAAACCATGAAGGAAATCCGCAAGGCCCTTCTTGACGCCGACGTAAACTATAAAACAGCCAAAGCATTCACTGACGATGTAAGGCAAAAAGCACTGGGTAATAATGTATTAACAGCCATATCGCCAGGCCAGTTGCTTACCAAGCTCATGAACGATGAGCTTACCGCGCTTATGGGCGGTACCACAGCCGAGCTGGAAATAAAGGCCTCGCCAACCATTATCCTGATTGCAGGTTTAAACGGTGCGGGTAAAACAACTTTTACAGGCAAGCTGGCCAATTATCTTAAAACGCAAAAAAACAAAAAGCCCTTACTGGTTGCCGATGATATTTACCGCCCAGCGGCTATTGATCAGCTGGAAGTATTAGGCCAGCAAATAGGCGTACCGGTATATTCAAACCGCGAATCGAAAGATCCTGTTGCCATTGCGCTGGAGGGTATTGCTTTGGCCAAACAAAATGGCCATAATATAGTGATTATTGATACCGCCGGCCGCCTGGCTATTGACGAAGCCATGATGGTGGAAATTGAGCAGGTAAAAAGCGCAGTAAAACCACATGAGATATTATTTGTGGTTGACTCTATGACCGGCCAGGATGCCGTAAACACCGCTAAAGTGTTTAACGACAGGCTTGATTTTACCGGGGTAGTATTAACCAAGCTTGATGGTGATACCCGCGGTGGTGCAGCCTTATCTATTAAATCGGTTGTAAATAAGCCGATTAAGTTTATAGGTACCGGCGAAAAAATGGAAGCGCTTGATGTTTTCCACCCCGATCGTATGGCATCCCGTATCCTGGGCATGGGTGACGTTGTCTCTCTGGTTGAGCGCGCCCAGCAGCAGTTTGACGAGAAGGAAGCTGCCGAGCTGCAAAAGAAGATCCGCAAAAACAAATTTGATTTTAACGATTTTTACAGCCAGATACAGCAGATCAAAAAAATGGGTAACATGAAGGATCTGATGGGCATGATTCCGGGCGTAGGCAAAATGATGAAGGATGTTGAAGTTGATGATAATGCTTTTAAAGCTATCGAGGCCATCATCCAATCCATGACACCATTCGAAAAATCGAACCCCGAAACTATTAACCAAAGCCGCCGTAACCGGATAGCCAAAGGTTCCGGAACTGATTTAACCGAAGTAAACCGGCTAATGAAACAGTTTGACGATATGAAAAAGGTAATGAAGCAAATGAGCAACCCCGCCGCCATGGCCGGCATGATGCGCCGGATGCCCAAAATGTAAGTTTGCCGGCTTTTTATAGCGCATATTTAAAAAATACACTTAGGCCCCGGATATTTACCGGGGCTTTTTTTGCTTTAGGGCATTGCTTTTAATGCCCGGCAAACTGTCTGCTTTTTTTTATTTTTCGGCAAGCTTTTGCTGTCTTTTGTCTGCTATTCTATACAAAAACAGTTCAATTTTCCTATTATTCTGGCTTTATTTTTCCAATGGCATATCATTTGTCTATGTAATGTCATGATACCGGTTTAATAACCCGGCATGCAACATAAACTTAATAGATAGATAAAATGAAAACTTTAGTTAAATCAGTATTATTTACAGCAGCTTTATTCGCAGCAAAATCCGGTATTGCACAGGTTAACGTAGGTGCAGCAACGGCAACAAAAATTGTTACCCAAACTGCATTACCATCTGTGAATGCTGCTACTGTGGCTCAAAAAGCCGCAGCTACAACTACCAATATCAGCAACCAGGCCGCCGCACAGGCCCAAAGCGCTGCCGCCCGTACCGCAGCCCAAACTCAGGCAGCAACTAACGCGGCCGCCGCACAATCGCAGTCAACTGCAAACCAGGCTGCCAACGTAAGCGGAACAGCTAACGCTGCCGCCGTAACAAATGCCGATGCAGCAGTTAACAAAACCGACGCTGCCGCAAGCCTTGCAGGTTCGGGTAGTGTAAGTGGTTCAGCATCGGCAGATAAAGCCGCAACAGCCGCAGGTAGCGCAGTTACAGCATCAAAAGATGCCGCAAGCAATGCCTCAGCAGATGTTAGCGCTAAAGCAAATAACGTTGCAGCTAAAGCCGCAGCAGCTAAAAATGCCTCGGTTAATGCTGCTTCTGCAGCAAGCAAAAAAGCAATAGCTGCCAGGAAAAACGTAAGTATTAGCAGCAAAGGAAGCGTAAGCAGTTCTGGTAGTGCAGCTACAACTACAAAAAGTACCAAAGCAAGCTTATCACACAGTGGCTCATCTGCAACCACGGTAAAAGCAGGTAAAAAAAGCGCTACTGTTAGCGCTTCGGGCAGCAGCTCAACTAAAGTAAGCGCTGCTAAACAATAACATCAAATTATAATAATATCATTAGCAAAAGGGCCGTTAACGGCCCTTTTGTTGATTTAAAACATACGCTAAGCACATCAAATCCTTTATGAAAAAATATAAACTTATCGTGCTGCTTATTATTATGGGCAGCGGTACAGTCTCATTTGCACAGCGAACCGTTACCGATACGGCATCAAAAAAGCCGCAGTTAAAGGAGTTGTTTGTAAATGCCGGACTTCAATATATTTCCAACTTAACGTACGCCGGACGTCGCGACGATAGCAGCGTGCCATTATTACTGCCAACGCTTACACTGGTAAGCAAACATGGATTTTTCCTGAGTGCCATCGGTTACTTTGATCTTAACGGATCAAAATCGGGCGCCGAAGGATTAAGTATAACTCCCGGATATGTTTTTGGGTTTGATAGTAAAAAGTATTACGGCGGCACCATATCGGCCACCAAGTTTTTTATCACCGGCAGCAGCCCTATCATCCTCTCGTCTTTTAATGCCACCATTGATGGTTCATTGTACGCCAACCCCGATAATATTGTAAAACTGAGCATTGGCGGTAGTTACCGCTTTGACAAAAACAACAAAAACGATATCATCAATACTGCCGAACTATCTAAGGAGATATTTGCAGTTAAAACCGGTGCCACGAAATTAAATGGCCTTAAGCTTACGCCAACCGCATCGCTATATGCCGGTACACAATCGTTTTACCAAACCTACTACACCGAGTCGCAGGTAACCCGATCGGTAGAGACCCCGCAGAAACAAACGCCTATTAACATATTGTTCCCAAATCAGCCTAAACAAACTATCATCACCCAAACCGTAACCCAGGAAAATCAAAAGGAAGTAAGGAAATATCAGTTGCTTGCCTTTAGCGGGTCGATACCGGTTACCTATGTTATAAACAAAGTGCAGATAGTTTTTACACCATACCTCATAAAACCATTTAACCAGGTTGATTATGTGAGTAATACATCAAAAAATGGGCTTTACTTTTTATTTTCGGCGGGGGCCAGCGTAACTTTTTAATATAATTGCGTTTTTTCTCGCGTAAAAATATTAACACATGGTTTAAATGCTATGGTTTTTTATAAACTTCGCATTTAAACCGTTTTGTATGCGTTCAATCCTCTACTATAAAAAACTATTTCCTGCTGCTTTTGCCTTTTTCGCGTTATCTGCCCATGCCCAGGTTCCCGGCTCGGCAATTGATGTGCAGCACTACAATTTTGCGTTACAGCTTAATGACGACAATAACAATATAAAAGGCGAGGCCACCATAGCCATAAAATTTATAAAGGATGCTGCCTCCTTTAGCCTGAACCTGACAAAAAAGAATGCAGGAGGCAAAGGGATGACCGTATCTGCGGTGACCGAAAATGGTAAACCTCTTAAATTTGAACAGGATAGCGATGCTGTTAAAATATACACACTGGTAAAAGCCCCCAGCAGGCATAACTTTGTAATTAGCTACGAAGGTGTACCTGCCGATGGATTGATCATATCAACCAACAACTTTGGCCACCGTACTTTTTTTGGCGATAACTGGCCAAATAGGGCCCATAATTGGCTCCCCTGCGTTGACGACCCGGCAGATAAAGCTACCGTTGACTTTGAAGTAACCGCGCCCGATCATTACCAAGTGGTGGCCAACGGTTTACAACTGGAAGAGAAAGCCCTGGATAATCACTTAAAACTTACCCATTGGCAGGAAAACGTGGTGCTACCTACCAAAGTAATGGTTATTGGCGTTGCCGAATTTGCCATTGACCATCCCGGCGATGTAAGCGGTATCCCGGTTTATTCCTATGTGTTTCCCGAAAACAAGGAGGCCGGTTTTAAAAACTATGCTATTGCCAAAGATATACTGCCATTTTTCATCAAAAAAGTTGGCCCTTACAGTTACGAGAAACTGGCCAACGTACAATCGAAAACGATATTTGGCGGGATGGAAAATGCAAGCGCGATATTTTACTTTGAAGAGTCGGTTACCAGCAAAGGCATCGAGGAGTTAATGGCGCACGAAATAGCCCACCAATGGTTTGGTGATGGCGCAAGCGAAAAAAACTTTGCCCACCTGTGGCTAAGTGAAGGTTTTGCCACCTACATGACCAACCTATACCTGGAAAATAAATATGGGGCCGATACCTTAAAAAAGCGGCTAATTGAGGATAGGCAAACCGTTATTGATTTTGAAAAGAAAAGGCTTAGCCCGGTGGTTGATACCGCTGTAAAAAACAAGTACATGCAATTGCTAAACGCCAACAGTTACCAAAAAGGCGGCTGGGTACTGCATATGCTTAGACGCAAGCTGGGGGAT
The genomic region above belongs to Mucilaginibacter sp. KACC 22773 and contains:
- a CDS encoding NAD-dependent epimerase/dehydratase family protein; its protein translation is MTEKILVIGANGQIGTELVMALRGIHGAENVIASDINDPTYAIRNNGPFEIVNVLDKHNLHHIFDKHRPTQVYLLAAILSAVGEKKPKMAWDLNMTGLIHVLDFAVEFKTAKVFWPSSIAVFGPHSPQYNTPQYCVMDPNTVYGFSKLAGERWCEYYFEKYGVDVRSIRYPGLIGWKASPGGGTTDYAVHIFHEALKNGKYQSFLSADTALPMMYMEDAIRATISLMDAPAEQIKIRSSYNLAGISFTPTQLAEEIKKHIPAFQISYTDTDPRQAIADSWPKSIDDSSAQQDWGWKLEYDLPKMTADMLENLKRVL
- a CDS encoding DUF3078 domain-containing protein is translated as MLKIRLALLLLASIACSTSAIAQQTDSLKKDTVKIDTAVVNRLRVSPRPNSIPTRVRPIQIQREQIPVTMLDYKVIHWKKAVAFGLNFSQSAFTSNYSAGGVNSVALGTNFVYHTEYNNAPFSYVSELNLTYGVAKNKGQGKRKTNDRIYFDNKVASQLSKHWYLFGALTFESQFDKGFNYVDQGNGRFDAQQISNFMAPGYLTESLGLEYKPAPYFDLRLGTGTARQTFVLDKSVRRFQTDNYGVDTNKTVKNDLAFQMVALFDKDIMKNIHLNTRYALFIPYGQSLKYVTHRVDAVLSARVNRLINVTINGTLLYDQHTSKDAQATEGLALGMLYRFP
- a CDS encoding M1 family metallopeptidase; this translates as MRSILYYKKLFPAAFAFFALSAHAQVPGSAIDVQHYNFALQLNDDNNNIKGEATIAIKFIKDAASFSLNLTKKNAGGKGMTVSAVTENGKPLKFEQDSDAVKIYTLVKAPSRHNFVISYEGVPADGLIISTNNFGHRTFFGDNWPNRAHNWLPCVDDPADKATVDFEVTAPDHYQVVANGLQLEEKALDNHLKLTHWQENVVLPTKVMVIGVAEFAIDHPGDVSGIPVYSYVFPENKEAGFKNYAIAKDILPFFIKKVGPYSYEKLANVQSKTIFGGMENASAIFYFEESVTSKGIEELMAHEIAHQWFGDGASEKNFAHLWLSEGFATYMTNLYLENKYGADTLKKRLIEDRQTVIDFEKKRLSPVVDTAVKNKYMQLLNANSYQKGGWVLHMLRRKLGDVIFWKGVSNYYTMYNGRNANTADLCAVIEKASGQNLKLFFKQWLRTAGHPDLKITWMQRANSSVVEISVTQKQASLYEFPLELTVNGKPYTMNIKNKETGLKVPVTTGDAKIMVDPNVNLLASFSLEGITAQK
- the ffh gene encoding signal recognition particle protein translates to MFENLSDKLDRAFKVLKGQGTITEINVAETMKEIRKALLDADVNYKTAKAFTDDVRQKALGNNVLTAISPGQLLTKLMNDELTALMGGTTAELEIKASPTIILIAGLNGAGKTTFTGKLANYLKTQKNKKPLLVADDIYRPAAIDQLEVLGQQIGVPVYSNRESKDPVAIALEGIALAKQNGHNIVIIDTAGRLAIDEAMMVEIEQVKSAVKPHEILFVVDSMTGQDAVNTAKVFNDRLDFTGVVLTKLDGDTRGGAALSIKSVVNKPIKFIGTGEKMEALDVFHPDRMASRILGMGDVVSLVERAQQQFDEKEAAELQKKIRKNKFDFNDFYSQIQQIKKMGNMKDLMGMIPGVGKMMKDVEVDDNAFKAIEAIIQSMTPFEKSNPETINQSRRNRIAKGSGTDLTEVNRLMKQFDDMKKVMKQMSNPAAMAGMMRRMPKM